One window of Nicotiana tomentosiformis chromosome 11, ASM39032v3, whole genome shotgun sequence genomic DNA carries:
- the LOC117281072 gene encoding uncharacterized protein: protein MHDFIMVEDSQLRDVICDGHFVPMKVVGVGTRIVPKTRKEYNDADRKAIEKKFKAKKIRVCGIGPYEYNRVSTCKSAKEIWEALKTVHEGTTQVKRSKIDMLITEYDLLKMKEDEFIQDMHTRFTSIINELHSLGEIIPTNKLVRKIFSILPGSWESKVNVINEAKDL, encoded by the coding sequence ATGCATGACTTCATCATGGTTGAGGACTCACAGCTGCGGGACGTAATTTGTGATGGACATTTTGTTCCTATGAAAGTTGTTGGAGTGGGAACAAGGATTGTCCCAAAGACTAGAAAAGAATACAACGATGCTGATAGAAAGGCTATTGAAAAGAAATTCAAGGCAAAGAAGATTCGTGTATGTGGGATTGGACCATACGAATATAATCGCgtctcaacatgtaagtctgctaaggagatctgggaagctctcAAAACTGTCCATGAGGGAACTACTCAGGTAAAGCGGTCCAAGATTGATATGCTTATCACTGAGTATGATCTTTTAAAAATGAAAGAGGATGAGTTCATTCAAGATATGCATACACGTTTCACCTCCATTATCAATGAGCTTCATTCTCTTGGAGAAATCATCCCAACAAATAAGCTGGTCCGGAAGATATTTAGCATTCTACCAGGTTCCTGGGAAAGTAAGgtgaatgtcatcaatgaagccaAGGACCTGTAG